Proteins co-encoded in one Listeria ivanovii subsp. ivanovii genomic window:
- a CDS encoding cation diffusion facilitator family transporter encodes MKELFGLLKEGNKSALTAALVNTIVSIIKGVTYFFTGNIAMFAETLHSLGDAANQFFVFIGSALSKKRPTKRFPHGFGRIVNLVLLGAVIVVGIMAFETIREGFAHIIHPTSSTGFLINLIVLLLCTTLEFSVLVKAMREIAHDVGLESKGLALFKDSILNLSKAKAATKLVFLEDSVATGGGLLAMIAVIISHYTPYHQAEGIASMLIGIMMFIVVGKVFLDNAAGVIGESDKSMHLTVGQLVMSDPDVRDIQVLTVLKEGDVFHVDVEIELDPMLTLAEVDDIKDRLEENISKLRGVADVLISFDEDDAIRNWEYGDGR; translated from the coding sequence ATGAAGGAATTATTTGGATTACTAAAAGAAGGCAACAAATCAGCTTTAACAGCCGCTCTCGTCAATACAATTGTTTCGATTATAAAAGGAGTTACTTACTTTTTTACCGGAAATATTGCGATGTTTGCTGAGACATTACATAGTCTTGGTGATGCAGCAAATCAGTTTTTTGTTTTTATCGGTTCGGCTTTAAGCAAAAAAAGACCGACAAAACGTTTCCCACATGGTTTTGGTCGAATAGTTAATTTAGTATTGCTAGGCGCTGTTATTGTTGTTGGAATTATGGCTTTCGAGACTATCCGAGAAGGTTTTGCGCATATAATCCATCCTACTAGTTCGACTGGTTTCCTTATTAACTTAATTGTTCTTTTGCTTTGTACGACACTTGAGTTTTCTGTCCTGGTAAAAGCAATGCGCGAAATTGCACATGACGTAGGTTTAGAGTCAAAAGGATTGGCGTTGTTTAAAGATAGCATTCTCAACCTAAGTAAAGCCAAAGCTGCGACAAAACTGGTATTTTTGGAAGATTCGGTTGCAACTGGCGGTGGACTATTAGCGATGATTGCTGTGATTATTTCACACTATACACCTTATCATCAAGCAGAAGGTATTGCCTCGATGTTAATTGGTATAATGATGTTTATCGTGGTTGGAAAAGTCTTCTTGGACAATGCTGCTGGAGTTATTGGTGAGTCAGACAAAAGTATGCACCTAACAGTCGGTCAGCTAGTAATGAGCGACCCTGATGTTCGTGACATTCAAGTGTTAACTGTCTTAAAAGAAGGCGATGTATTTCATGTCGATGTCGAAATTGAGCTGGATCCAATGCTTACACTTGCTGAAGTTGATGATATTAAAGATCGACTAGAAGAAAATATTAGTAAACTTCGTGGTGTAGCAGATGTTCTCATTTCGTTTGATGAAGATGATGCAATCCGAAACTGGGAATACGGTGACGGTCGTTAG